One window of Triticum dicoccoides isolate Atlit2015 ecotype Zavitan chromosome 5A, WEW_v2.0, whole genome shotgun sequence genomic DNA carries:
- the LOC119301341 gene encoding uncharacterized protein LOC119301341 — MIPPARASRARTHDETLCINCGCVGHFRSECLAPSRCPTTLAYLGYGVEGGGFYYVDATLEDEPVRPHLATITLVPDQQPPPSVVVTAEIIRAELSAYIGDYRDNAFSWKVTETASMVYSVPFPSAEMLNVCSHDHVKCPINKFMISIQKADAEPDTVAPLAQVWMLVYGLPGGGKREHILKAISEPVGKILTVDLDSLEGDGPARVELLCQAPADVDGLSLIFYFSKNKGKCITYKIDQDPLEGRPEDEPPAPPPAPPAAGQDNEDSLDSSAKSGGGLPPTASTESRRAPVSAGMEGAGLPGGSTLTLSVVAASSLVPELEEETLSARLDVRPPSLPRSPGVVCYSRSHRLPRGQPRYPACTLTGSGIQTERASLPVSDSPGRLGS, encoded by the coding sequence ATGATTCCCCCGGCCAGAGCCAGTCGCGCCCGGACCCATGACGAGACGTTGTGCATCAACTGTGGGTGTGTCGGTCACTTCCGTTCGGAGTGCTTGGCGCCCTCCCGGTGCCCTACCACTCTTGCCTACCTGGGGTACggggtggaggggggtggcttctaCTATGTGGACGCGACCCTGGAGGACGAACCCGTCCGGCCGCACCTAGCGACGATCACCCTCGTCCCGGACCAGCAGCCACCGCCGTCGGTTGTGGTTACCGCTGAGATTATACGAGCGGAACTGTCAGCGTACATTGGCGATTACAGAGACAACGCCTTCTCTTGGAAAGTCACTGAGACAGCATCGATGGTCTACTCGGTACCCTTCCCTTCTGCTGAGATGCTCAATGTCTGCAGCCACGACCACGTCAAGTGCCCCATCAACAAGTTCATGATCTCAATCCAGAAGGCTGATGCTGAGCCGGACACGGTGGCCCCCCTTGCCCAGGTGTGGATGCTCGTCTACGGGCTCCCGGGTGGGGGCAAGCGCGAGCACATTCTCAAGGCCATCTCGGAGCCGGTGGGCAAGATTCTGACGGTCGATCTGGATTCCTTGGAGGGCGATGGCCCGGCGCGCGTCGAGCTCCTTTGTCAGGCTCCAGCTGATGTGGACGGACTGTCCCTAATCTTCTACTTcagcaagaacaagggcaagtgtaTCACCTACAAGATCGACCAAGATCCACTGGAGGGGCGACCGGAGGACGAGCCGCCAGCACCGCCGCCGGCTCCACCGGCGGCGGGACAGGACAACGAGGATAGCCTGGACAGCTCCGCGAAGTCGGGGGGTGGGCTTCCGCCGACGGCGTCGACCGAGAGCCGTCGCGCGCCAGTTTCTGCTGGTATGGAGGGCGCTGGACTGCCGGGTGGCTCCACCCTCACCCTTTCTGTTGTAGCGGCATCTTCGCTGGTTCCTGAGCTGGAGGAGGAGACCCTGAGTGCTAGGCTGGATGTTCGCCCGCCGTCCCTGCCGCGCTCCCCTGGGGTGGTGTGCTACTCTCGCTCGCACCGACTCCCCCGTGGCCAGCCCCGGTACCCGGCCTGTACCCTCACCGGCAGTGGCATCCAGACAGAGCGCGCGTCTCTGCCGGTCTCGGACTCTCCTGGGCGGTTGGGTTCCTAA